In Bacillus sp. S3, the sequence AAAAATCATTGGTTTCCCTTGCCTTTTTTAAATGGAGTTCCGCCCGATTTAATCCATCAACATATGATCGGTGGTGCTTGTCGTGATGCAATTTCATGATTTCCTCTGATATATATGGCTCTAAACCATTATAGGGGTATGGCAGATCTGGAAGGGTATGCCCGCCAGGAGGGAGAGCTTTTTCTATAATCCAAATATTCCCAACCTCTTGCTTCCTTCGAAAGTAATGCTCCAATTGCTCATGGATGTTCTCGGCTTTCGCTTGCAAACTAAGCAATTCTTCTGATGATAACTCCCGGTTCGTACCTTCAATTAATTCGGTAAATTCATCAAGTTTTTCCCATAATTCAGAGTCGTGGCCAACCTTCTCTGATTGTAGAAATTGCTTCATTTGTTCATTCCAATCAAATAGTTCATTTACATATTGGCTGAAACGATCCATTCTGCTCACTCCATCTATTCAGTGTTTTGGTCATCAGGCATTCTTCCTAAAGGGTATGAGTTTTTTCAATGGTTAAGAACGAAAAAGACTGCCCATCTACTGGACAGTCATCACTTTATTTCGTTTGTATCATCTTTGTTCGGTAATCTGTTTCATAGTACTCCAGTTCTTCTCTAATTCTCTGAAAGTCTCCTTCTAAGCTCTGGATCAGTTGTACTATACTCTCCGAAACATTTCGATAAAATTTAATTGAGTTCCTTCCTGTATAGGCAGACCTGCTATCTTCAAACCATGCATCATTCTTCGGCGAGAAAAACTCTTCGATACATTGATGATAAATTTTATAAAGAGTTTTTTCTGCTGCCGCTTTTTGAAAAGGTTCGTTCAGCAAAATAATAGAGCAAGTTTCAAGACCTTCTCCACTAAATACAACTAATTTCCGTAAATTAGAAAAGACTAATTTATTGTAATTACGATCCTCATCAGTTTCTATTGATAATTGCGAAATAGTTGATTCATTTAAAAAATCCTCAAGTGTTGCGATCGACTTCGTTAAAAATTCTTTCACATCATTTAGCTGCGTTTTAACCAACGTATTTCCCATAATTACCCCCTAAATATATCCCCATGGATCGTTTATTGCGGCTGCAAGACAAACTCAAGTGGTGATCGAAGCTCATACCCTTTATTTTGTTTAACAGAAAGCAATATTTCAGGTAATTTTGTAAAATTAATATTTTGAAAATAAGCAGCAAATTCATGCTTAGAATTAATATATAGACGTTTACGGCTGCGAAGACCAGGATTTTTCAACAGACAGACAAGTGCTGCTATTTCTTTAAAATACACTTCAAATCCTTCTTGGGTAATAACCGGGTCTTGCTGATACGGAGTAAACTCAGAGATAATTTGATCAAAATACCTCACATATAGAACGTGAAGGGTTTTTTCCTCTCCATCCTCAACGAACGTCACTTCACTTCTGTTAAAAAAGTCCTCTGAAGTATTTGACTTTTCTTTTTCTAATTCAAAACCTTTACACTCTTTAATTAGCAACTTCATCCCGCTCCTCATCGAAATGCCCAATTCTTCTTGGATAACTGAATAACCATTATGAAAACGTATATTTATTTTAGCATAAAAACTTCCTGTGATTGTAGTTTAGGAATTAATTGTTTCTGTAAATTTCTCAAAAAACAGGTCTGCTTCTTCTTGGATAAATTCTTCCTCCACTTTTTCCGGAAGCTGTGGAAGCTCTTTGAGACTTTTTAAACCAAAATAATCAAGAAATTCCTTTGTTGTACCATATAGAAAAGCCCTTCCTGTCCCTTCAGCCCTGCCAACCTCCTTAATTAATATCTTTGATACAAGTGTATGCAGCGGCCTTTCCGTTTTCACACCGCGAATCTCCTCAATTTCAGCACGGGTAATGGGCTGTTTATAGGCAATAATGGCCAACGTCTCTAACGCTGCCTGAGACAGTGTAGATGTATGGGGAGAATCGACTAGCTTCTTTAAATAGACCGCATTTTCTTTCTTAGTTGCAAGTTGGTAGGTTCCAGCCAGTTGGACAACCATTATGCCTCTATTCGCTTCTTCATATTCCTTCCTTAAGTTCTCAATCAGTTCATTTACTCTAAGTTCATCTACTTCCAAAACCTCCGCTAGCTGCTTTAGCGAAAGGCCCTCATCACCGGCTGCAAATAATAGGCTTTCAAGTATGCTGCTCCAATTAATTATTTCCAACTGCTTCTGCCCCTTTCTTTACAGCTTCCACAAAGATGTCACCAAAGTTTCCGTTCTGTTCCACGTCGATCACGTTTCTCTTAATAAGTTCCAATATAGCCAGAAACGTTACAACTATATGATCCTTAGCGGGATATGGAAATAATTCATTAAAGTTTTTTCTTCCTTTAAGCTGTTTTAATTCAACCATAATTTCTGTCATTCTTTTTTCTATCGATATTTCTTGACGGGCAATTTTTGTTGTCATTGGCCGCTGCAATTTCTTCCTTCGCAGAAGCTTCTGGAAGGCAGCAAGCATATCGTACAAAGAGACATTTAATTCTGCTTTTTCCGGCTGTTTTTCTTTTGCAAAATCAGAAAGATCACTTGGCGGCTTGGTATACATAAGTCCTCGTTCTTCTTCCATTGTTTTCAGGTCATGTGCAGCCTCTTTATATTTTCGATACTCAATTAAGCGCTCAACAAGCTCTTCCCTCGGGTCTTCTTCGTACGTCAGTTCAGAATCAGCCTCATCGAATACCTCTTCATGCTTTGGTAAAAGCATCTTACTTTTAATTACGAGTAATGTAGCCGCCATTACTAAAAATTCACTGGCAACATCAAGTTGCAGTTCATTCATCGTTTTAATATATAGGAAGTATTGCTCGGTAATTTCAGCAACTGGAATATCATAGATATCAATTTCGAGCCGATTAATTAAATGGAGAAGCAAATCTAACGGCCCTTCAAACGCATCAATCTTCACCTGATATGGCATGTTCATTCACCAAAATTCTTAAAAAATAAATTTTTGTACACCATGTATAGTATAGAGGATTCCGAAGGGGTTATCCAATAGAAAAATCACCTATCATACTTTCTATTGAAAACAGGATGTTTGCCCATAACAATGGACAATACTCCTACATAAAATGACAAGGAAACGAATAAAAAATATGTAGGAGGTTTTAATATGGATGGCGCATATGGCGGCGGCTTCGCCTTAATTGTTGTTTTATTCATTTTATTAATTATCGTTGGTGCTGCTTGGGTTTACTAAGTAATAAGCGCAATATGAGGCCCGTCAATTTTGGCGGGCTTTTATGTTAAAATAGAAATTACATAAACTGCTTAGGAGTGATTGCTTGTATCCAAAAGAGTATATCCAATTTTTAGCCCATTTTCATGGAGACCGGGATTATTTTGAATGTCATGAAATACTTGAGGAATATTGGAAAAACACAGATTGCCGAAATAAATCATCTATCTGGGTTGGTCTCATATTATTAGCGGTTTCTACCTATCATCACCGCAGGAGCAATTTCAATGGGGCAAGAAGGACATTAGAAAAGGCAATAAAGATTTTTGAGACACAGGCTGGCTGGTTAAGAAAACTTGGCTTGGAGAAGCAGCTCCTAAATGATTTATTAACAGTCCGTTTATCCTTAATTGAAAAAGAGGCAGCCTATAGCAGTTTTGATTTACCGATTTGTGACTCAACGCTGCTAAAAATGTGCGAAAACTATTGTGTAAAAGCAGGTTTTCCCTGGGGAAAAGATAGTGATTACACTAATATCAGCCTCATTCATCGCCATACCTTACGGGATCGATCAGGCGTTATCGAGGAAAGACATCAGTCCTTGAAAATGCGGAAAGGCAAAGAATAATTTATTCTCTGCCTTTTGATATAGTCTAACTAGCAAACATCACATTTTTCAATAAATGCCGCCGTATTTTCATTTGAGATTATTTCCTTGTCTGCATACATTTCTTTCAATGCCTTCACCATTTTTTTCCCAATACCCTGAAAACGATGGGAAGGGTTTACTGATATATGCTGAATCACCAAGGCATTCGCATCATTCTGATAAAGAATACCAAGAAGTCCAATTATGTCTTCTTCTTTCCACAAAAAAAGCTGCCAATCCTCTTCGGTCTCATATTCCTTCATTGTGATCTGGAGCTTCTTCAAATCCTTTTCATTTGGCATAAAGGACAATAAACCCATGGCGATTTTTTCGAATGTCTTCTTATAACGAATTAACATTTTGATCCCTCATTATATTAAATAAACCGATGAAATTCCTGGTTTAACAATAGTATATTTTTTCCAAAAAAATCATTACTAATCATTATACATTATATGTAGTAGATTTTATTATGTTTCACTAAACACAATCATACATAAATTAAAGGCAATCATCAAATACAAAAATTTCTATCGATTAGGTGCAATAAAAAGCCAGTAGATTAATCCCCATATGACCGAAATACCAATAAGGACACCAAACAAAATCCAATTCTTTCTCATGAAAACTTATCCCCCAAAAGAGTTCTTTCCTGCCACCATTCTACACTAAATAACAAAAATAATCTATTTCCACTTTCAAAGATGTAAATTAAACCATAAATATTTTTAAAACTATGAAACTTCCAGAGTAAATTTTTCGTTTATATTAAGGGTTTCGGTTATATTAGTAAAAGAGCTATAAAAAACCTTTTTCTTATGGATACACTTCAAGGAGGCAAACAATGAAAAAAATAATCGTTCTTCTGCTATCAATGATGATATTCACTCTGCCCAACCACAGCTTTGCAGACATGGCAGAGGGGGATATGATTGTTACCTTAGGCGAAAATTTAACGGAAACACAAAAAACTACCCTGCTAGAAGAAATGGGTGCACCAACAGACGTCCAAAT encodes:
- a CDS encoding segregation/condensation protein A, whose amino-acid sequence is MPYQVKIDAFEGPLDLLLHLINRLEIDIYDIPVAEITEQYFLYIKTMNELQLDVASEFLVMAATLLVIKSKMLLPKHEEVFDEADSELTYEEDPREELVERLIEYRKYKEAAHDLKTMEEERGLMYTKPPSDLSDFAKEKQPEKAELNVSLYDMLAAFQKLLRRKKLQRPMTTKIARQEISIEKRMTEIMVELKQLKGRKNFNELFPYPAKDHIVVTFLAILELIKRNVIDVEQNGNFGDIFVEAVKKGAEAVGNN
- a CDS encoding YjcZ family sporulation protein, yielding MDGAYGGGFALIVVLFILLIIVGAAWVY
- a CDS encoding YpuI family protein — its product is MGNTLVKTQLNDVKEFLTKSIATLEDFLNESTISQLSIETDEDRNYNKLVFSNLRKLVVFSGEGLETCSIILLNEPFQKAAAEKTLYKIYHQCIEEFFSPKNDAWFEDSRSAYTGRNSIKFYRNVSESIVQLIQSLEGDFQRIREELEYYETDYRTKMIQTK
- the scpB gene encoding SMC-Scp complex subunit ScpB; this translates as MEIINWSSILESLLFAAGDEGLSLKQLAEVLEVDELRVNELIENLRKEYEEANRGIMVVQLAGTYQLATKKENAVYLKKLVDSPHTSTLSQAALETLAIIAYKQPITRAEIEEIRGVKTERPLHTLVSKILIKEVGRAEGTGRAFLYGTTKEFLDYFGLKSLKELPQLPEKVEEEFIQEEADLFFEKFTETINS
- a CDS encoding GNAT family N-acetyltransferase, giving the protein MLIRYKKTFEKIAMGLLSFMPNEKDLKKLQITMKEYETEEDWQLFLWKEEDIIGLLGILYQNDANALVIQHISVNPSHRFQGIGKKMVKALKEMYADKEIISNENTAAFIEKCDVC
- a CDS encoding DUF309 domain-containing protein; amino-acid sequence: MYPKEYIQFLAHFHGDRDYFECHEILEEYWKNTDCRNKSSIWVGLILLAVSTYHHRRSNFNGARRTLEKAIKIFETQAGWLRKLGLEKQLLNDLLTVRLSLIEKEAAYSSFDLPICDSTLLKMCENYCVKAGFPWGKDSDYTNISLIHRHTLRDRSGVIEERHQSLKMRKGKE